The following proteins come from a genomic window of Trifolium pratense cultivar HEN17-A07 linkage group LG4, ARS_RC_1.1, whole genome shotgun sequence:
- the LOC123924104 gene encoding putative F-box/FBD/LRR-repeat protein At5g22670, whose translation MFEKKKKIEEISSSMESNVHFPYLLLGSKAYLIDDASISSSLQNQRHKPINKDIISDLRDNILHHIPHNIFHLVEKKRLDILIPQVFLDEHTITSLVTSLLALKLEHLTFIIQDVRYLNTSCVLPSGFSASHLLSKLTLKVGGYTLYIPTGVQFPGLKTLNLYYATFANEEAVEQFFSGCPVLEELSLNYCYWLYIKQITIAIPTLRILSIRFDPHCLNCDDFSKVSVKIDVVNLLYLTCISDPSMKFVIANHLTSMVDAYISFNSLVQFHTKEYMKYFKYRSQCAVALLSGLASVKSLALSQATIEESRFENHFDFLPEFSNLTHLTLQVDSKFARKTFTQILSRCPKLEVLVFPLGIYSFTDNHDWTSIPLPGCFKSSLKKLHISRFDGSEWEIRFVEFFLENATVLEEFQISLSRRPCSKYNLKNLEDLKNRFVGMGSCVIKFRLAELLEKEDTLWKRHYGF comes from the exons ATgtttgagaagaagaagaagatcgaAGAAATTAGCAGCAGCATGGAATCCAATGTCCATTTTCCTTACCTTTTGTTAGGAAGTAAAGCATATCTCATTGATGATGCATCAATCTCATCATCACTTCAAAATCAAAGGCACAAACCTATTAACAAAGACATAATTAGTGATTTACGTGATAACATTCTCCATCATATTCCCCATAATATTTTCCATCTGGTAGAGAAAAAAAGGCTCGACATTCTTATACCCCAAGTTTTTCTTGATGAACACACAATTACTTCTTTAGTAACTTCTCTTCTCGCCCTTAAACTCGAACATCTTACATTTATCATACAAGATGTAAGATATCTAAATACTAGTTGCGTGTTACCGAGTGGTTTCTCGGCATCTCATTTATTGAGTAAGCTAACGTTAAAAGTTGGAGGCTATACTCTATATATTCCTACCGGCGTTCAATTCCCCGGCCTTAAGACGTTAAATCTTTACTATGCTACCTTTGCCAATGAGGAAGCAgttgaacaatttttttctgGATGCCCTGTCTTAGAAGAGTTATCTTTGAACTATTGTTATTGGTTGTACATAAAGCAGATCACTATTGCTATTCCCACATTGAGGATATTGTCCATCCGTTTTGACCCTCATTGCCTAAATTGCGATGATTTCTCGAAAGTTTCGGTCAAGATTGATGTTGTCAATCTCTTATATTTAACTTGCATAAGTGATCCAAGCATGAAATTTGTCATTGCCAACCACCTAACATCCATGGTTGATGCATATATTTCTTTTAACTCACTCGTTCAATTTCatacaaaagaatatatgaaATATTTCAAATATCGTTCTCAGTGTGCAGTTGCTCTATTGAGTGGACTTGCGAGTGTCAAGTCTCTCGCGCTATCACAGGCTACTATTGAG GAGTCTCGCTTTGAAAATCATTTCGATTTCCTTCCGGAGTTCAGCAATTTGACACATCTTACTCTGCAAGTAGATAGTAAATTCGCTAGAAAAACATTCACACAAATTCTTTCAAGGTGTCCTAAACTGGAAGTTCTTGTTTTTCCTCTG gGAATTTACTCATTCACTGATAATCATGACTGGACATCAATTCCACTTCCTGGTTGTTTCAAATCTTCTCTCAAGAAGCTTCACATTTCAAGATTTGATGGATCTGAATGGGAAATCCGATTCGTTgagttttttttggaaaatgcaACTGTTTTAGAGGAGTTCCAAATATCCTTATCACGTAGGCCatgttcaaaatataatttgaaGAATTTAGAAGATCTCAAGAACCGATTTGTAGGCATGGGAAGTTGTGTCATTAAGTTTCG
- the LOC123922352 gene encoding uncharacterized protein LOC123922352, whose translation MHLEGSPPPMEAEAHALKVAILWLGELGLSNVDIELDCLLLVEAINNRLSDGTEFGVIIDECKTLLANYPNFMISFIRRQANFVAHTLARTSRSYASHQTFELILSCIIPTLLNEII comes from the coding sequence ATGCATCTTGAAGGAAGTCCTCCACCTATGGAAGCGGAAGCACATGCGCTTAAAGTGGCCATTCTTTGGCTTGGAGAGCTTGGTCTATCGAATGTGGACATTGAACTAGATTGTTTGCTACTGGTTGAAGCCATAAACAATAGACTAAGTGACGGAACCGAATTTGGTGTTATTATTGATGAATGTAAGACGTTATTAGCAAACTATCCAAACTTTATGATAAGTTTCATTAGGAGGCAAGCCAATTTTGTCGCTCATACTTTAGCTAGGACGTCAAGATCTTATGCTAGTCACCAAACATTTGAGTTGATCCTATCTTGTATTATTCCCACATTGTTGAAtgaaataatatga
- the LOC123924105 gene encoding LOB domain-containing protein 12-like, with the protein MGGNSPCASCKLLRRRCAKDCAFAPYFPSHEPQKFAIVHKVFGASNVSKMLQELPIHQRADAVSSLVYEANARVRDPVYGCVGAISYLQNQVSELQMQLAVAQAEILCIQMQNEQVIPTQEINQDQKSYFIQDELTQYLNYGSSSSNNNVIHDSLKRDNMYGHDMVS; encoded by the exons atggGTGGAAATTCACCATGTGCTTCATGCAAGCTTTTGAGACGCAGATGTGCAAAAGATTGCGCTTTTGCTCCTTATTTTCCTTCTCATGAACCTCAAAAGTTTGCTATTGTTCATAAGGTTTTTGGGGCTAGCAACGTTAGCAAAATGTTGCAG GAGCTTCCAATTCACCAAAGAGCAGATGCAGTGAGTAGTTTAGTCTATGAAGCAAATGCAAGAGTGAGAGATCCAGTTTATGGTTGTGTTGGAGCAATATCTTATTTACAAAATCAAGTTTCTGAGCTTCAAATGCAACTTGCAGTTGCTCAAGCAGAAATACTTTGCATCCAAATGCAAAATGAACAAGTGATTCCAACACAAGAAATTAATCAAGATCAGAAATCTTATTTTATTCAAGATGAACTCACTCAATATCTTAATTATGGTTCTTCTTctagtaataataatgtaattCATGATTCTCTTAAGAGAGATAATATGTATGGACATGATATGGTTTCTTGA